Proteins encoded in a region of the Prunus persica cultivar Lovell chromosome G4, Prunus_persica_NCBIv2, whole genome shotgun sequence genome:
- the LOC18778913 gene encoding jmjC domain-containing protein 7, translating into MEEIETLWKEVRELSLGDSDRVDHLECPPTPLQFLRDFVCQNKPCIISNATLHWPALSSWTHDSYLTGALSSADVSLHLTPHGQADALVPLDGSLCFSSAHVQRMPFPEALNLITNNESPSKLVAYAQQQNNCFLSEYSALAADCDPHIPWASEALGCLPDAVNMWIGNHLSTTSFHKDHYENLYAVVTGQKHFLLLPPTDVHRMYIRMYPAAQYSYSHDTGEFKLELEKPDRYVPWCSVDPYPSPEDRDKQLSNFPLYFDGPKPFRCTLNPGDILYLPSMWFHHVRQSPDSRGRTIAVNYWYDMQFDIKYAYFNFLQSIHCLSIKTPTLPVTMHEDSDSDA; encoded by the exons ATGGAGGAAATAGAAACATTGTGGAAAGAAGTTAGGGAGCTAAGTCTAGGGGATTCGGACAGAGTGGATCATTTGGAATGCCCACCCACCCCACTCCAATTCCTGAGAGACTTTGTTTGCCAAAACAAGCCCTGCATCATATCCAATGCCACCCTCCATTGGCCAGCTCTCTCCTCCTGGACCCATGATTCTTACCTCACTGGAGCTCTCTCCTCTGCGGACGTCTCCCTTCACCTCACCCCACATGGCCAAGCCGATGCCCTCGTCCCCTTGGATGGTTCCCTCTGCTTCTCCTCCGCTCATGTGCAGCGCATGCCCTTTCCTGAAGCTCTCAACCTCATTACCAACAATGAGTCCCCATCGAAACTGGTGGCCTATGCGCAGCAGCAGAACAACTGCTTTCTGTCGGAGTATTCTGCTTTAGCTGCAGATTGCGACCCCCATATCCCATGGGCCAGTGAGGCCCTTGGCTGCCTCCCTGATGCAGTCAACATGTGGATTGGCAACCATCTGTCGACAACATCATTTCATAAGGACCACTATGAAAATCTCTACGCTGTGGTGACGGGCCAGAAGCATTTCCTGCTCCTTCCTCCCACTGATGTGCATCGTATGTACATCCGCATGTACCCAGCTGCCCAATATTCATATTCTCATGACACCGGAGAGTTCAAACTGGAACTTGAGAAGCCAGATAGATACGTGCCATGGTGCAGTGTCGATCCTTACCCTTCTCCTGAGGATAGAGATAAGCAGCTCTCCAACTTTCCTTTGTATTTTGACGGTCCTAAGCCTTTTCGCTGTACTCTCAACCCTGGAGATATTCTATACTT GCCAAGTATGTGGTTTCATCACGTTAGACAAAGTCCAGATAGCAGAGGACGCACTATTGCTGTGAACTACT GGTATGATATGCAGTTTGATATCAAGTATGCTTACTTCAACTTCTTGCAATCAATTCATTGCCTATCAATTAAAACTCCAACACTACCCGTGACAATGCATGAGGATTCAGATTCTGATGCATAG
- the LOC18779428 gene encoding probable glutathione S-transferase parC — protein sequence MGDEVVLLDFWASMFAMRVRVALAEKGVKYENREEDLWNKSSLLLQMNPVHKKIPVLIHNGKPVCESLIIVQYVDEVWRDKAPLLPSDPYQRARSRFWADFIDKKLYVASRKIWGTKEEEQEAGKKEFIEALKQLEGELGDEPYFEGESFGFLDIALIPFYSWFNAYETCGNFSTEAECPKLIEWAKRCMRRESVSKSLADPKKVYEFLTIWVGL from the exons ATGGGGGATGAGGTTGTTCTTTTGGACTTTTGGGCAAGCATGTTTGCGATGAGGGTGAGAGTGGCGCTGGCTGAGAAGGGTGTCAAGTATGAGAACAGAGAGGAGGACTTGTGGAACAAGAGTTCATTGCTTCTGCAGATGAACCCGGTTCACAAGAAGATCCCGGTTCTCATCCACAACGGTAAACCGGTCTGTGAGTCTCTGATCATTGTGCAGTATGTTGATGAGGTTTGGAGAGACAAAGCTCCTCTGCTTCCCTCTGATCCTTACCAGAGAGCTCGGTCAAGGTTCTGGGCTGATTTCATTGACAAGAAG CTATACGTTGCTTCGAGGAAAATATGGGGCAcaaaagaagaggaacaagaGGCAGGCAAGAAGGAATTTATTGAAGCCCTTAAGCAGTTGGAAGGAGAGCTTGGAGACGAGCCCTATTTTGAGGGTGAGAGCTTTGGGTTCTTGGACATTGCTCTTATCCCATTCTACAGCTGGTTCAATGCATATGAGACTTGTGGAAACTTCAGCACAGAGGCAGAGTGCCCCAAGCTGATTGAATGGGCCAAGAGGTGCATGCGCCGGGAGAGCGTGTCGAAATCTCTTGCCGACCCGAAAAAGGTGTATGAGTTTCTCACTATTTGGGTAGGATTATAG
- the LOC18781117 gene encoding probable glutathione S-transferase — protein sequence MADDEVVVLGFWPSMYGTRATIALDEKGVKYEYREQDLRNKSSLLLQMNPVHKKIPVLIHNGKPVCESLIIVQYIDEVWEGKAPLLPSDPYQRARARVWADFIDKKVPDARKKLWSTKGEELEEAKKEFIDILKQLEGELGDKPYFGGESFGFLDIALITSYNWFYAFETLGNFSTEAECPKLIEWAKRCMQRESVSKSLADPKKVYEFLLGWITG from the exons ATGGCGGATGATGAGGTTGTTGTTTTGGGATTCTGGCCAAGCATGTATGGGACGAGGGCAACGATAGCTCTGGACGAGAAGGGTGTCAAGTATGAGTACAGAGAGCAGGACTTGAGGAACAAGAGCTCACTGCTTCTGCAGATGAACCCGGTTCACAAGAAGATCCCGGTTCTCATCCACAACGGTAAACCGGTCTGTGAGTCACTCATCATTGTGCAATACATTGATGAGGTTTGGGAGGGTAAAGCTCCTTTGCTTCCCTCTGATCCTTACCAGAGAGCTCGGGCCAGGGTCTGGGCTGATTTCATTGATAAGAAG GTACCTGATGCTAGGAAGAAACTATGGAGCACAAAAGGAGAAGAACTTGAGGAAGCCAAGAAGGAATTCATCGACATCCTTAAGCAGTTGGAAGGAGAGCTTGGAGACAAGCCTTACTTTGGGGGTGAGAGCTTTGGGTTCTTGGACATTGCACTCATCACATCCTACAACTGGTTTTATGCATTTGAGACCCTTGGAAACTTCAGCACAGAGGCAGAGTGCCCCAAGCTGATTGAATGGGCCAAGAGGTGCATGCAGCGGGAGAGCGTTTCGAAATCTCTTGCCGACCCTAAAAAGGTGTATGAGTTTCTTCTTGGCTGGATAACTGGATAG
- the LOC18780903 gene encoding probable glutathione S-transferase parC — MADEVVLLDFWPSMFGMRVRVALAEKGVKYESREEDLLYNKSPLLLQMNPFHKKIPVLIHNGKPVCESANIVQYIDEAWKDKAPLLPSDPYQRAQARFWVSYIDKNLYEAGKNIWATKGKEQEAAKKKLIEILKLLEGQLGDNTYFGGEIFGFLDVALVTFYSWFFSYETCGNFSIEAECPKLIEWAKRCMQKESVAKSVAEPKKVYEFTLLLKKMFGKE, encoded by the exons ATGGCGGACGAGGTTGTTCTTTTGGACTTCTGGCCAAGCATGTTTGGGATGAGGGTGAGAGTTGCGCTGGCTGAGAAGGGTGTCAAGTATGAGTCCAGAGAGGAGGATTTGCTTTACAACAAGAGTCCACTACTTCTGCAGATGAACCCGTTTCACAAGAAAATCCCGGTTCTCATCCACAACGGAAAACCCGTCTGCGAGTCAGCCAACATTGTGCAATACATTGATGAGGCTTGGAAGGACAAAGCTCCTTTGCTTCCCTCTGATCCTTACCAGAGAGCTCAGGCCAGGTTTTGGGTTAGTTACATTGATAAGAAT TTATACGAGGCTGGGAAGAATATATGGGccacaaaaggaaaagaacaaGAGGCAGCCaagaagaaattgatcgaAATTCTTAAGCTGTTGGAAGGGCAGCTTGGAGACAATACTTATTTTGGGGGTGAGATATTTGGGTTCTTGGACGTTGCCCTAGTCACATTCTACAGCTGGTTTTTTTCCTATGAGACATGTGGAAACTTTAGCATAGAGGCAGAGTGCCCTAAATTGATTGAATGGGCCAAGAGGTGCATGCAGAAGGAGAGTGTGGCCAAATCTGTTGCTGAACCAAAAAAGGTGTATGAGTTTACTCTTCTGCTGAAGAAGATGTTTGGTAAGGAATAG
- the LOC18780231 gene encoding probable glutathione S-transferase parC produces MADEVILLDFWASMFGMRARVALAEKGVKYEYREEDLRNKSPLLLQMNPVHKKIPVLIHNGKPVCESLIIVQYVDEVWRDKAPLLPSDPYLRARSRFWADFIDKKLYDAGRIIWATKGEEQEAGKKEFIEVLKQLEGELGNKPYFEGESFGFLDIALITFYSWFYAFETCGNFSTEAECPKLIAWAKRCMQKESVSKTLPDNKKIYEFVLGMKKMFGVE; encoded by the exons ATGGCGGACGAGGTTATTCTTTTGGACTTCTGGGCAAGCATGTTTGGGATGAGGGCCAGAGTGGCGCTGGCTGAGAAGGGTGTCAAGTATGAGTACAGAGAGGAGGACTTGAGGAACAAGAGCCCACTGCTTCTGCAGATGAACCCGGTTCACAAGAAGATCCCGGTTCTCATCCACAACGGCAAACCGGTCTGCGAGTCTCTCATCATTGTGCAGTATGTTGATGAGGTTTGGAGGGACAAAGCTCCTCTGCTTCCCTCTGATCCTTACCTGAGAGCTCGCTCCAGGTTCTGGGCTGATTTCATTGATAAGAAG CTATATGATGCTGGGAGGATAATATGGGCCACAAAAGGGGAGGAACAAGAGGCAGGCAAGAAGGAGTTCATTGAAGTCCTTAAGCAGTTGGAAGGAGAGCTTGGAAACAAGCCTTATTTTGAGGGTGAGAGTTTTGGGTTCCTGGACATTGCTCTCATCACATTCTACAGCTGGTTCTATGCATTTGAGACTTGTGGAAACTTCAGCACAGAGGCAGAGTGTCCCAAGCTGATTGCATGGGCCAAGAGGTGCATGCAGAAGGAGAGTGTGTCCAAAACTCTTCCTGACAACAAGAAGATCTATGAGTTTGTTCTTGGTATGAAGAAGATGTTTGGTGTGGAATAG
- the LOC18779958 gene encoding probable glutathione S-transferase, with protein MSMAEKVVLLNYWASPYGMRVRIALAEKGIQYESREEDYLTNKSSLLLQMNPVHKKIPVLIHNGKPVSESLIAVQYIDEVWKDKAPLLPSDPYLRAQAMFWADFVDKKVYESAKRTWRTKGEEQEAAKREFLECIRLLEEELGDKPYFGGENLGFVDVALIPTYSWFYAREKIGNFSVEAKHPKFIAWAKRCMQKESVSKSLPDQKRVYEFALRLRSKLGLE; from the exons ATGTCAATGGCGGAAAAGGTGGTGTTGTTGAACTACTGGGCCAGCCCTTATGGGATGAGGGTGAGAATCGCTCTGGCAGAGAAGGGTATTCAGTACGAGTCCAGGGAAGAGGACTACTTGACCAACAAGAGCTCACTCTTGCTGCAGATGAACCCGGTTCACAAGAAGATCCCGGTTCTCATTCACAATGGCAAACCGGTCTCCGAGTCTCTCATTGCGGTTCAGTACATCGACGAGGTTTGGAAGGATAAGGCTCCTCTTTTGCCCTCTGATCCTTACCTTAGAGCCCAAGCCATGTTCTGGGCTGACTTCGTTGACAAGAAG GTATATGAGAGTGCAAAGAGGACATGGAGAACCAAaggagaagaacaagaagcaGCAAAGAGGGAATTCCTTGAGTGCATAAGGTTGTTAGAAGAAGAGCTTGGAGACAAGCCTTACTTTGGGGGTGAGAATCTCGGATTCGTGGACGTGGCACTTATTCCTACCTATAGCTGGTTTTATGCGCGCGagaaaattggaaacttcAGTGTGGAGGCAAAGCACCCAAAGTTTATTGCATGGGCAAAGAGGTGCATGCAGAAGGAGAGTGTGTCCAAGTCTCTTCCTGACCAGAAAAGGGTCTACGAATTCGCCCTGCGCCTTCGGAGTAAACTTGGATTGGAGTAG
- the LOC18779399 gene encoding probable glutathione S-transferase parC isoform X2, translating into MADEVVLLDFCASMFAMRARVALAEKGVKYENREEDLRNKSSLLLQMNPVHKMIPVLIHNGKPICESLIIVQYVDEVWRDKAPLLPSDPYQRARSRFWADFIDKKLYVASRKIWGTKGEEQEAGKKEFIEALKQLEGELGDRPYFEGESFGFLDIALIPFYSWFYAYETFGNFSTEAECPKLIEWAKRCMQRESVSKSLADPKKVYESLVNWV; encoded by the exons ATGGCGGATGAGGTTGTTCTTTTGGACTTCTGTGCAAGCATGTTTGCGATGAGGGCGAGAGTGGCGCTGGCTGAGAAGGGTGTCAAGTATGAGAACAGAGAGGAGGACTTGAGGAATAAGAGTTCATTGCTTCTGCAGATGAACCCGGTTCACAAGATGATCCCGGTTCTCATCCACAACGGTAAACCGATCTGTGAGTCTCTGATCATTGTGCAGTATGTTGATGAGGTCTGGAGGGACAAAGCTCCTCTGCTTCCCTCGGATCCTTACCAGAGAGCTCGGTCAAGGTTCTGGGCGGACTTCATTGATAAGAAG CTATACGTTGCTTCGAGGAAAATATGGGGCACAAAAGGAGAGGAACAAGAGGCAGGCAAGAAGGAATTCATTGAAGCCCTTAAGCAGTTGGAAGGAGAGCTTGGAGACAGGCCTTATTTTGAGGGTGAGAGCTTTGGGTTCTTGGACATTGCTCTTATCCCATTCTACAGCTG GTTCTATGCATATGAGACTTTTGGAAACTTCAGCACAGAGGCAGAGTGCCCCAAGCTGATTGAATGGGCCAAGAGGTGCATGCAGCGGGAGAGCGTGTCGAAATCTCTTGCAGACCCTAAAAAGGTGTATGAGTCTCTTGTTAATTGGGTATAG
- the LOC18779997 gene encoding probable glutathione S-transferase, protein MADEVLLLDFWPSPFGMRVRVALAEKGIQYEYKEEDLSNKSALLLQSNPVHKKIPVLIHNGKPVSESLVALEYIDEVWKDKTPLLPSDPYLRAQARFWADFVDKKVYEIGKVLRSTKGEEQEAAKKEFLECIGLLEEKLGDKPYFGGETLGFVDVALIPFYSWFYAYEKLGNFSIEAEQPKFYAWAKRCMQKESVSKSLADQKAIYDFFLQRMKARGIDQ, encoded by the exons ATGGCGGATGAGGTGTTGTTGTTGGACTTCTGGCCAAGCCCATTTGGGATGAGGGTGAGAGTTGCACTGGCTGAGAAGGGCATTCAGTACGAGTACAAAGAGGAGGACTTGAGTAACAAGAGTGCACTGTTGCTCCAGTCGAACCCGGTTCACAAGAAGATCCCGGTTCTCATTCACAATGGCAAACCGGTGTCCGAGTCCCTAGTTGCCCTTGAGTACATTGATGAGGTTTGGAAGGATAAAACTCCTCTGTTGCCCTCTGATCCTTACCTTAGAGCCCAAGCCAGGTTCTGGGCTGACTTCGTTGACAAGAAG GTGTATGAGATTGGGAAGGTGCTACGGTCAACCAAAGGAGAAGAACAGGAAGCAGCTAAGAAAGAGTTCCTTGAGTGCATTGGATTGTTGGAAGAGAAGCTTGGAGACAAGCCTTACTTTGGCGGTGAGACCCTCGGGTTCGTCGATGTGGCTCTTATTCCGTTCTATAGCTGGTTTTATGCGTATGAGAAACTTGGCAACTTCAGTATAGAGGCAGAGCAGCCAAAGTTTTATGCATGGGCAAAGAGGTGCATGCAGAAGGAGAGTGTGTCCAAGTCTCTTGCTGACCAGAAAGCGATCTATGACTTTTTTCTGCAGCGCATGAAAGCGAGGGGGATTGATCAGTAG
- the LOC18778816 gene encoding probable glutathione S-transferase, translating into MADQVVLLDFWPSPFGMRLRIALAEKGVQYEYKDEDLRNKSPLLLQSNPVHKKIPVLIHNGKAVSESLIAVQYIDEVWKDKAPLLPSDPHLRAQARFWADYVDKKMYEIGRKVWTTKGEEQDAAKKEFLECISVLEGELGDKPYFGGKTFGFVDVALIPFYTWLSVYEKFGNFSVEAEHPKFIAWAKRCLEKESVSKSIPDQQKVYDFVLEMRKKLGIE; encoded by the exons ATGGCGGATCAGGTGGTTTTGTTGGATTTCTGGCCCAGCCCTTTTGGGATGAGGCTGAGAATTGCTCTGGCTGAGAAGGGCGTTCAGTATGAGTACAAAGACGAGGACTTGAGGAACAAGAGCCCACTCTTGCTCCAGTCGAACCCGGTTCACAAGAAGATCCCGGTGCTCATTCACAATGGCAAAGCGGTCTCTGAGTCCCTCATTGCGGTTCAGTACATTGATGAGGTTTGGAAGGATAAGGCTCCTCTGCTGCCTTCTGATCCTCACCTCCGAGCCCAAGCCAGGTTCTGGGCTGACTACGTTGACAAGAAG ATGTATGAGATTGGGAGGAAGGTGTGGACAACTAAAGGAGAAGAACAGGATGCAGCAAAGAAGGAGTTCCTTGAGTGCATTAGTGTGCTAGAAGGTGAGCTTGGAGACAAGCCTTACTTTGGGGGTAAGACTTTCGGATTCGTGGACGTGGCGCTCATTCCTTTTTATACCTGGTTGTCTGTCTATGAGAAGTTTGGCAACTTCAGTGTGGAGGCAGAGCACCCAAAGTTTATTGCATGGGCTAAGAGGTGCCTGGAGAAGGAGAGCGTGTCCAAGTCTATTCCTGACCAGCAAAAGGTCTATGACTTCGTTTTGGAAATGAGGAAAAAACTTGGAATAGAGTAA
- the LOC18778800 gene encoding probable glutathione S-transferase isoform X1 gives MADEEVVVLGFWPSTYGTRATIALDEKGVKYEYREEDLSNKSSLLLQMNPVLIHNGKPVCESLIIVQYVDEIWRDKAPLLPSDPYQRARVRFWADFIDKKVFDAGKKLWSTKGEEHEAAKKEFIEILTQLEGEIGDKPYFGGERFGFLDIALITFYSWFYAFETFGNFRLEAECPKLIEWAKRCTHRESVSKSLADPKKVYDFLLGRIAG, from the exons ATGGCGGACGAGGAGGTTGTTGTTTTGGGGTTCTGGCCAAGCACGTATGGGACGAGGGCAACGATAGCTCTGGACGAGAAGGGTGTCAAGTATGAGTACAGAGAGGAGGACTTGAGTAACAAGAGCTCACTGCTTCTGCAGATGAACCCGGTTCTCATCCACAACGGTAAACCGGTCTGTGAGTCCCTCATCATTGTGCAGTATGTTGATGAGATTTGGAGGGATAAAGCTCCTCTGCTTCCCTCTGATCCTTACCAGAGAGCTCGTGTCAGATTCTGGGCTGATTTCATTGATAAGAAG GTATTTGATGCTGGGAAGAAATTATGGAGCACAAAAGGAGAAGAACATGAAGCAGCCAAGAAGGAATTCATCGAAATCCTTACGCAGTTGGAAGGAGAGATTGGAGACAAGCCTTATTTTGGGGGTGAGAGGTTTGGGTTCCTAGACATTGCTCTCATCACATTCTACAGCTGGTTTTATGCATTTGAGACCTTTGGAAACTTCAGATTAGAGGCAGAGTGCCCCAAGCTGATTGAATGGGCCAAAAGATGCACGCACCGGGAGAGCGTATCGAAATCTCTGGCCGACCCTAAGAAGGTGTATGACTTTCTTCTTGGTAGGATAGCGGGATAG
- the LOC18778800 gene encoding probable glutathione S-transferase isoform X2 — translation MADEEVVVLGFWPSTYGTRATIALDEKGVKYEYREEDLSNKSSLLLQMNPVLIHNGKPVCESLIIVQYVDEIWRDKAPLLPSDPYQRARVRFWADFIDKKVFDAGKKLWSTKGEEHEAAKKEFIEILTQLEGEIGDKPYFGGERFGFLDIALITFYSWFYAFETFGNFRLEAECPNPKLIAWAKRCMQKDSVCKTLPDHKKVYESVIGMKKMFGME, via the exons ATGGCGGACGAGGAGGTTGTTGTTTTGGGGTTCTGGCCAAGCACGTATGGGACGAGGGCAACGATAGCTCTGGACGAGAAGGGTGTCAAGTATGAGTACAGAGAGGAGGACTTGAGTAACAAGAGCTCACTGCTTCTGCAGATGAACCCGGTTCTCATCCACAACGGTAAACCGGTCTGTGAGTCCCTCATCATTGTGCAGTATGTTGATGAGATTTGGAGGGATAAAGCTCCTCTGCTTCCCTCTGATCCTTACCAGAGAGCTCGTGTCAGATTCTGGGCTGATTTCATTGATAAGAAG GTATTTGATGCTGGGAAGAAATTATGGAGCACAAAAGGAGAAGAACATGAAGCAGCCAAGAAGGAATTCATCGAAATCCTTACGCAGTTGGAAGGAGAGATTGGAGACAAGCCTTATTTTGGGGGTGAGAGGTTTGGGTTCCTAGACATTGCTCTCATCACATTCTACAGCTGGTTTTATGCATTTGAGACCTTTGGAAACTTCAGATTAGAGGCAGAGTGCCCCAA TCCCAAGCTGATTGCATGGGCCAAGAGGTGCATGCAGAAGGACAGTGTGTGCAAAACACTTCCTGACCATAAAAAGGTGTATGAGTCTGTTATTGGCATGAAGAAGATGTTTGGTATggagtag
- the LOC18779399 gene encoding probable glutathione S-transferase parC isoform X1: protein MGDEVVLLDFCASMFAMRARVALAEKGVKYENREEDLRNKSSLLLQMNPVHKMIPVLIHNGKPICESLIIVQYVDEVWRDKAPLLPSDPYQRARSRFWADFIDKKLYVASRKIWGTKGEEQEAGKKEFIEALKQLEGELGDRPYFEGESFGFLDIALIPFYSWFYAYETFGNFSTEAECPKLIEWAKRCMQRESVSKSLADPKKVYESLVNWV from the exons ATGGGGGATGAGGTTGTTCTTTTGGACTTCTGTGCAAGCATGTTTGCGATGAGGGCGAGAGTGGCGCTGGCTGAGAAGGGTGTCAAGTATGAGAACAGAGAGGAGGACTTGAGGAACAAGAGTTCATTGCTTCTGCAGATGAACCCGGTTCACAAGATGATCCCGGTTCTCATCCACAACGGTAAACCGATCTGTGAGTCTCTGATCATTGTGCAGTATGTTGATGAGGTCTGGAGGGACAAAGCTCCTCTGCTTCCCTCTGATCCTTACCAGAGAGCTCGGTCAAGGTTCTGGGCTGACTTCATTGATAAGAAG CTATACGTTGCTTCGAGGAAAATATGGGGCACAAAAGGAGAGGAACAAGAGGCAGGCAAGAAGGAATTCATTGAAGCCCTTAAGCAGTTGGAAGGAGAGCTTGGAGACAGGCCTTATTTTGAGGGTGAGAGCTTTGGGTTCTTGGACATTGCTCTTATCCCATTCTACAGCTGGTTCTATGCATATGAGACTTTTGGAAACTTCAGCACAGAGGCAGAGTGCCCCAAGCTGATTGAATGGGCCAAGAGGTGCATGCAGCGGGAGAGCGTGTCGAAATCTCTTGCAGACCCTAAAAAGGTGTATGAGTCTCTTGTTAATTGGGTATAG